The Rhodopseudomonas palustris genome window below encodes:
- a CDS encoding GNAT family N-acetyltransferase, translating into MNDKPLHTLRPLERADLEKIGWMEAEIAKISFPDDPITDVGFYVKKLEKLFGDKEAATFVAERDGEIVGWSYVSIRRNFITKQPYGDYHSIYIDPSQRGSGLSNLLMNSVFDWCKAQKLDHVVFRTRATNEPMKGVLARVGFVPTQIYLEKPLKD; encoded by the coding sequence ATGAACGACAAGCCCTTGCACACGCTGCGCCCGCTGGAGCGCGCGGACCTCGAAAAGATCGGCTGGATGGAAGCCGAGATCGCCAAGATCTCGTTCCCCGACGATCCGATCACCGACGTCGGCTTCTATGTGAAGAAGCTGGAGAAGCTGTTCGGCGACAAGGAAGCCGCGACCTTCGTCGCCGAACGCGACGGCGAGATCGTCGGCTGGTCCTATGTCAGCATCCGCCGCAACTTCATCACCAAGCAGCCTTACGGCGACTATCACAGCATCTATATCGACCCGTCGCAGCGCGGCTCCGGGCTATCGAACCTGCTGATGAATTCGGTGTTCGACTGGTGCAAGGCGCAGAAGCTGGATCATGTGGTGTTCCGCACCCGCGCCACCAACGAGCCGATGAAGGGCGTGCTGGCCCGCGTCGGCTTCGTGCCGACGCAGATCTATCTGGAAAAGCCGCTCAAGGATTGA
- a CDS encoding bis-aminopropyl spermidine synthase family protein, with the protein MADPAILQTIAEATRLREGPAGVEAILRAVYRSGSLRLQDVAREARLPMPIATAVRRELEKAGLLERKQGLALSPEGRDFVERELGLGITIDVTCPACTGHGVVIPENFHAQVARLAAIIAQAPSVDVTLDQAPCTPETSLLRALLMLQAGALEGRRVLLLGDDDSVSLSIGLVGQALGKSDLTRGVVVIDADERRLAFLRDNAEREGIALRTLHHDLRQPLPAELQGAFDTIETDPPYTLEGAKLFLTRGREALAGDGLCYFSFAQWPPRQMLALQRVFLDLGLAVQTIRPGFNAYAGATVLGNVGQLIELAAAGPAAAALPAWQGPLYTAEINPRVRAYVCTSCGREAVLGRGSTPETIEALKDQGCANCGGHSFRRKAAGP; encoded by the coding sequence ATGGCTGACCCCGCGATCCTGCAAACCATCGCCGAGGCAACCCGGCTGCGCGAAGGCCCGGCCGGCGTCGAGGCGATCCTGCGCGCCGTGTACCGCTCTGGCTCGCTGCGGCTGCAGGACGTCGCGCGCGAGGCGCGCCTGCCGATGCCGATCGCCACCGCCGTCCGCCGCGAGCTGGAAAAGGCCGGGCTGCTGGAGCGCAAGCAGGGCCTGGCGCTGAGCCCCGAGGGCCGCGACTTCGTCGAGCGCGAGCTCGGGCTCGGCATCACCATCGACGTCACCTGCCCGGCCTGCACCGGCCATGGCGTGGTGATCCCGGAGAATTTCCACGCGCAGGTCGCGCGGCTGGCCGCCATCATCGCGCAGGCGCCGTCGGTCGACGTCACGCTCGATCAGGCGCCGTGCACGCCCGAGACCTCGCTGCTGCGCGCGCTCCTGATGCTGCAGGCCGGCGCGCTGGAAGGCCGCCGGGTGCTGCTGCTCGGCGACGATGATTCCGTGTCGCTGTCGATCGGCCTCGTCGGCCAGGCGCTCGGCAAATCCGATCTCACCCGCGGCGTCGTGGTGATCGATGCCGACGAGCGGCGGCTCGCGTTCCTGCGCGACAATGCAGAACGGGAAGGCATCGCGCTGCGGACGCTGCATCACGATCTGCGCCAGCCGCTGCCGGCCGAACTGCAGGGGGCGTTCGACACCATCGAGACCGACCCGCCCTACACGCTCGAAGGCGCAAAACTTTTTCTAACGCGCGGCCGCGAGGCGCTGGCCGGCGACGGGCTGTGCTACTTCTCGTTCGCGCAATGGCCGCCGCGGCAGATGCTGGCATTGCAGCGGGTGTTTCTCGATCTCGGCCTCGCGGTGCAGACGATCCGGCCGGGCTTCAACGCCTATGCGGGCGCCACCGTGCTCGGCAATGTCGGGCAGTTGATCGAACTCGCCGCCGCCGGCCCCGCCGCCGCGGCGCTGCCGGCGTGGCAGGGACCGCTGTACACCGCCGAGATCAATCCGCGGGTCCGCGCCTATGTCTGCACGTCATGCGGCCGCGAGGCCGTCCTGGGGCGCGGCTCGACGCCGGAGACGATCGAGGCGTTGAAGGATCAGGGCTGCGCGAATTGCGGCGGGCACAGCTTCCGCCGCAAGGCGGCTGGCCCCTGA
- a CDS encoding Do family serine endopeptidase, whose protein sequence is MPVAITALSFRIRPLLAALCLGAAALTAAPAQARGPEGIADVAEKVIDAVVNISTTQTVEAKSAPSEGNSAKPNLPPGSPFEEFFEDFFKNRRGEKGGGPRKTNSLGSGFIVDTAGIAVTNNHVIADADEINLIMNDGTKIKAELVGVDKKTDLAVLKFKPPANKPLVAVKFGDSDKLRLGEWVVAIGNPFSLGGTVTAGIVSARNRDINSGPYDSYIQTDAAINRGNSGGPLFNLDGEVIGVNTLIISPSGGSIGIGFAVPSKTVVGVVDQLRQFGELRRGWLGVRIQQVTDEIAESLNIKPARGALVAGIDDKGPAKPAGIEPGDVVVKFDGKDVKEPKDLSRVVADTAVGKTVDVVIIRKGKEETKQVTLGRLDDGAKPQPASAKSQPEPEKPVTQKALGLDLAALSKDLRGRYKIKDSVKGVVVVGVDNGSDAAEKRLSAGDVIVEVAQEAVTSAADIKKRVDQVKKDGKKSVLLLVSNGAGELRFVALSLQ, encoded by the coding sequence AGGCCTTTGCTGGCGGCGCTGTGCCTCGGCGCCGCCGCCTTGACCGCGGCCCCGGCGCAGGCCCGCGGCCCCGAGGGCATCGCGGACGTCGCCGAGAAGGTCATCGACGCCGTGGTCAACATCTCGACCACCCAGACGGTCGAGGCCAAGAGCGCGCCCAGCGAGGGCAACAGCGCCAAGCCGAATCTGCCGCCGGGCTCGCCGTTCGAGGAGTTCTTCGAGGACTTCTTCAAGAACCGCCGCGGCGAGAAGGGCGGCGGCCCGCGCAAGACCAACTCGCTCGGCTCGGGTTTCATCGTCGACACCGCAGGCATTGCCGTGACCAACAATCACGTCATCGCCGACGCCGACGAGATCAACCTGATCATGAACGACGGCACCAAGATCAAGGCCGAGCTGGTCGGCGTGGACAAGAAGACGGATCTCGCGGTGCTGAAGTTCAAGCCGCCGGCCAACAAGCCGCTGGTGGCGGTGAAGTTCGGCGACAGTGACAAGCTGCGGCTCGGCGAATGGGTGGTGGCGATCGGCAATCCGTTCTCGCTCGGCGGCACGGTCACCGCCGGCATCGTCTCGGCGCGCAATCGCGACATCAATTCCGGGCCGTATGACAGCTACATCCAGACCGACGCGGCGATCAATCGCGGCAATTCCGGCGGCCCGCTGTTCAACCTCGACGGCGAAGTCATCGGCGTCAACACGCTGATCATCTCGCCGTCCGGCGGCTCGATCGGCATCGGCTTCGCGGTGCCGTCGAAGACCGTGGTCGGCGTCGTCGATCAGCTTCGGCAGTTCGGCGAACTGCGCCGCGGCTGGCTCGGCGTGCGCATCCAGCAGGTCACCGACGAGATCGCCGAGAGCCTCAACATCAAGCCGGCGCGTGGCGCGCTGGTCGCCGGCATCGACGACAAGGGCCCGGCCAAGCCCGCCGGCATCGAGCCCGGCGACGTCGTCGTCAAGTTCGACGGCAAGGACGTCAAGGAGCCGAAGGATCTGTCGCGCGTGGTCGCCGACACCGCGGTCGGCAAGACCGTCGACGTGGTGATCATCCGCAAGGGCAAGGAAGAGACCAAGCAGGTCACGCTCGGCCGCCTCGACGATGGCGCCAAGCCACAGCCGGCCTCGGCCAAGTCACAACCCGAACCGGAAAAGCCGGTGACGCAGAAGGCGCTCGGGCTCGACCTCGCCGCGCTGTCGAAGGACCTGCGCGGCCGCTACAAGATCAAGGACAGCGTCAAGGGCGTGGTCGTGGTCGGGGTCGACAACGGCTCCGACGCCGCGGAGAAGCGGCTGTCGGCCGGCGACGTGATCGTCGAGGTCGCGCAGGAGGCGGTCACCAGCGCCGCCGATATCAAGAAGCGGGTCGACCAGGTCAAGAAGGACGGCAAGAAGTCGGTATTGCTTTTGGTCTCGAACGGAGCCGGCGAACTGCGCTTCGTGGCGCTCAGCCTGCAATAG
- a CDS encoding class I SAM-dependent methyltransferase, producing MAAAGRSALAIDFVGGAVGYKLRSGAARSHALLKATGVSASRPLHVIDATAGLGRDSFLLASMGATVTLIERSPQVHALLAQALATAGAESEEIAAVVARMNLIQGDARDLLPTLQADVVTVDPMHPERTKTALVKQEMRLLRDLVGADPDVCELMQAALSARCGRVVLKWPLRAEPLAGVRKPSYQIAGKTVRYDVFVQPRAAAEDAPGGDVALNP from the coding sequence ATGGCCGCGGCCGGCCGATCCGCGCTCGCCATCGACTTCGTCGGCGGCGCGGTCGGCTACAAACTGCGCTCCGGCGCCGCCCGCAGCCACGCGCTGCTGAAGGCGACCGGCGTATCCGCGAGCCGCCCGCTACACGTCATCGACGCCACCGCGGGACTCGGCCGCGATTCCTTCCTGCTCGCCTCGATGGGCGCGACGGTGACGCTGATCGAACGCTCGCCGCAGGTTCACGCGCTGCTGGCGCAGGCGCTCGCGACGGCGGGCGCCGAGAGTGAGGAGATCGCCGCGGTCGTGGCGCGGATGAATCTGATCCAGGGCGACGCCCGCGATCTGCTTCCGACCCTGCAGGCGGATGTCGTGACCGTCGATCCGATGCATCCGGAGCGGACCAAGACGGCATTGGTCAAGCAGGAGATGCGGCTGCTGCGCGATCTGGTCGGCGCCGATCCCGACGTTTGCGAATTGATGCAGGCGGCGCTGTCGGCGCGCTGCGGCCGGGTCGTGCTGAAATGGCCGTTGCGTGCCGAGCCGCTCGCGGGCGTGCGCAAGCCGTCCTACCAGATCGCCGGCAAGACGGTGCGCTACGACGTGTTCGTGCAACCGCGCGCTGCGGCAGAGGACGCGCCGGGCGGCGACGTCGCGCTCAATCCTTGA